From a region of the Dunckerocampus dactyliophorus isolate RoL2022-P2 chromosome 20, RoL_Ddac_1.1, whole genome shotgun sequence genome:
- the LOC129173043 gene encoding protein C1orf43-like codes for MGESLSGVNVVLVMAYGSLVFVLLFIFVKRQIMRFAMRSRRGPHAPIGHNAPKGLREGIDSSLSKVHEIRFEPRLLLEEDARLRHGSQMSCYNYLYRMKALDAIRDSGIPLQDICSTPTAFTGRNFRNWLLELRNSHSLIKSSRSALIERLLEGYDTARHGTGVFGEAEFLEYQQALNELADVVKAYSSSTSLDQHHQSAAKDLTGSPARNTPSTIQVTYLPSAGPRSKRPKHFLELKSFKDNYNTLESTL; via the exons ATGGGGGAATCCTTATCAGGGGTTAATGTAGTGCTGGTGATGGCGTACGGCAGCTTG GTGTTCGTCCTGCTGTTCATCTTCGTTAAAAGGCAAATTATGCGTTTTGCAATGAGATCCCGCCGCGGCCCGCACGCACCGATTGGCCACAATGCGCCAAAG GGTTTGCGTGAGGGGATCGACTCCAGCTTGTCCAAAGTTCATGAGATACGGTTTGAACCTCGCCTCCTTTTAGAAGAAGACGCTAGGCTGAGGCATGGATCACAAATga GTTGCTATAACTACCTATATCGAATGAAAGCCCTGGATGCCATTCGTGACTCAG GAATTCCACTGCAGGACATATGCAGCACTCCCACTGCCTTCACGGGGAGGAACTTCCGGAATTGGCTGCTGGAGCTTCGTAATTCGCATTCTCTGATCAAGAGCAGCCGGAGTGCACTGATAGAACGGCTCCTGGAGGGCTACGACACTGCCCGCCATGGCACCGGG GTGTTTGGAGAAGCGGAATTTCTTGAATACCAGCAGGCGCTTAATGAATTAGCTGATGT TGTGAAGGCCTACTCCAGCAGCACCAGCCTGGACCAGCACCACCAGTCAGCAGCCAAAGACCTGACAGGCTCCCCGGCCCGAAACACCCCTTCCACCATCCAGGTCACCTACCTGCCCTCTGCCGGGCCACGCAGCAAGAGACCCAAACACTTCCTGGAGCTGAAGAGTTTCAAGGACAACTACAACACGCTGGAGAGCACTTTGTGA